A part of Kitasatospora acidiphila genomic DNA contains:
- a CDS encoding DUF4139 domain-containing protein — MLDAVVVHASGALCTRVAGVALPAEGPVRLRLTGLPAVLEPGTVRARLAAAPAGWRITELRPSLEAAPSTAAEPTELAELVTAAAERVAALRLRAELLDTRITRTAELRAVPPEPARDRPAELRRAPVAALRALADFVDGRLAALHQSAEEVREQLERAEREHARLVDELERASRDRPDRTVAAGTAVLVTLAPDDPALPRPTMGVPPAEGWGTVTVELEYRVPGACWVPSYQLSHRQGEAVGTLTLRAAVAQRTGEDWTGVRLALSTADLLRPAELPKLRSLRIGRRQPAPAPSGWREPPSGLNALFADYDQAPAPPGPAPVAVAAAAAGPIRHAAHIEPDDFLIGGAAAPAPSQIAYGAAAPAPAPQGYGAPPPPTGPPAPQAPGAAGPQHRMRAMVAMAAPAPAAARWPHLPRHRRRPRRPSRPPSCSTTRP, encoded by the coding sequence GTGCTGGACGCGGTGGTGGTGCACGCCTCGGGCGCGCTCTGCACCCGGGTGGCCGGCGTGGCGCTGCCCGCCGAGGGGCCGGTCCGGCTGCGGCTGACCGGCCTGCCGGCGGTGCTGGAGCCGGGCACGGTACGGGCCCGTCTGGCGGCCGCGCCGGCGGGCTGGCGGATCACCGAGCTGCGGCCGTCGCTGGAGGCGGCGCCGAGTACGGCGGCGGAACCGACCGAGCTGGCGGAGCTCGTTACGGCGGCCGCCGAGCGGGTCGCGGCGCTGCGCCTGCGGGCGGAGCTGCTGGACACCCGGATCACGCGGACGGCCGAGCTGCGCGCGGTGCCGCCCGAGCCGGCCCGGGACCGGCCCGCCGAGCTGCGCCGGGCCCCGGTGGCGGCGCTGCGCGCGCTGGCCGACTTCGTCGACGGCCGGCTGGCCGCGCTGCACCAGTCCGCCGAGGAGGTGCGGGAGCAGCTGGAGCGGGCCGAGCGTGAGCACGCCCGGCTGGTCGACGAGCTGGAGCGCGCCTCCCGGGACCGACCGGACCGCACGGTGGCGGCCGGCACCGCCGTGCTGGTCACCCTGGCGCCGGACGATCCCGCGCTGCCCCGGCCCACCATGGGGGTACCCCCGGCCGAAGGCTGGGGGACGGTCACCGTCGAGCTGGAGTACCGGGTGCCGGGGGCGTGCTGGGTGCCCAGCTACCAGCTGAGCCACCGGCAGGGCGAGGCGGTCGGCACGCTGACGCTGCGGGCGGCCGTCGCCCAGCGCACCGGTGAGGACTGGACGGGGGTGCGGCTTGCGCTCTCCACGGCCGATCTGCTCCGCCCGGCCGAGCTGCCCAAGCTGCGGTCGCTGCGGATCGGGCGCCGCCAGCCGGCCCCGGCGCCGTCCGGCTGGCGGGAGCCGCCGAGCGGGCTGAACGCGCTGTTCGCGGATTACGACCAGGCGCCGGCGCCCCCCGGGCCGGCGCCGGTGGCGGTGGCCGCGGCGGCCGCCGGGCCGATCCGCCACGCCGCGCACATCGAACCCGACGACTTCCTGATCGGCGGCGCCGCCGCCCCGGCGCCGAGCCAGATCGCCTACGGCGCAGCGGCGCCCGCCCCGGCCCCGCAGGGCTACGGCGCACCGCCCCCGCCCACCGGACCGCCCGCCCCACAGGCCCCAGGCGCCGCCGGCCCGCAGCACCGGATGCGCGCGATGGTCGCGATGGCCGCGCCCGCCCCGGCGGCGGCGCGATGGCCGCACCTCCCCCGCCACCGCCGCCGCCCGCGCCGCCCGTCCCGGCCGCCGAGCTGCTCGACTACGCGGCCCTGA
- a CDS encoding DUF4139 domain-containing protein, with protein MAAPPPPPPPPAPPVPAAELLDYAALTLAGPGSAPAQRGRLQPAGAGSGAAGYAAARLDRTVPPLPPHAVPPRQSAGSFDQRYEAASRVVVPSDGTWHTVSLTELPVSLTAEYVCVPAVDPAVYATLLLGNDTAHALLAGPLDVTVDGDFLLGTALPTLAPGARRRIGLGVAQGVRATRRTETQESTAGLRGATTVVSERIHIELANQLPGPVTVEVRERIPVSAERDIRVDEQPADPAWQPSDDPHHPRGTRRWRVELAPGGRTRLTGGYEIRFPAGSSLTGGNRRSG; from the coding sequence ATGGCCGCACCTCCCCCGCCACCGCCGCCGCCCGCGCCGCCCGTCCCGGCCGCCGAGCTGCTCGACTACGCGGCCCTGACGCTGGCCGGCCCGGGCAGCGCGCCGGCCCAGCGCGGGCGGCTCCAGCCGGCCGGGGCCGGCTCCGGCGCCGCCGGGTACGCCGCGGCCCGCCTGGACCGCACCGTCCCGCCGCTGCCGCCGCACGCCGTGCCCCCGCGCCAGTCGGCCGGCTCGTTCGACCAGCGGTACGAGGCCGCCTCCCGGGTCGTGGTGCCCTCGGACGGCACCTGGCACACCGTCAGCCTGACCGAGCTGCCGGTGTCGCTGACCGCCGAGTACGTCTGCGTGCCCGCGGTGGACCCGGCCGTCTACGCCACCCTGCTGCTCGGCAACGACACCGCGCACGCCCTGCTGGCGGGCCCGCTGGACGTCACGGTGGACGGCGACTTCCTGCTGGGCACCGCCCTGCCCACGCTCGCCCCGGGTGCCCGCCGCCGGATCGGCCTGGGTGTGGCGCAGGGCGTGCGGGCCACCCGCCGCACCGAGACCCAGGAGTCCACGGCCGGCCTGCGCGGCGCGACCACGGTGGTCAGCGAGCGGATCCACATCGAGCTGGCCAACCAGCTGCCCGGGCCGGTGACGGTGGAGGTCCGGGAGCGGATCCCGGTCAGCGCCGAACGCGACATCCGGGTGGACGAGCAGCCCGCCGATCCGGCGTGGCAGCCCTCGGACGACCCGCACCACCCGCGCGGCACCCGCCGCTGGCGGGTCGAGCTGGCGCCGGGCGGGCGCACCCGGCTGACCGGCGGATACGAGATCCGCTTCCCGGCCGGCAGCTCCCTGACCGGCGGCAACCGAAGGAGCGGCTGA